The Myxocyprinus asiaticus isolate MX2 ecotype Aquarium Trade chromosome 39, UBuf_Myxa_2, whole genome shotgun sequence genome window below encodes:
- the LOC127429862 gene encoding uncharacterized protein LOC127429862: protein MIMNKQRKLSAFVLLCLLALIFPGSSRVWVLESSIQDLYRVGDNAVIYCKVDSDQERVEKCIFMWVILNSNDDETEDILHMKKYERRIRLYSFNETFISLTMRNLSIFDADNLRCIADCDVNGIFTRNMGDGFTLQISYKTEVQDVTQNKQTVSTDVETADFDGSKSSLTWISFLLLSINIMVFLTITVICASVMKMRMQRKC from the exons ATGATCATGAACAAACAAAGGAAACTCAGTGCTTTTGTTCTACTTTGTCTTTTGG CTCTCATCTTTCCTGGCTCTAGCAGAGTGTGGGTACTTGAAAGCAGCATTCAGGACCTCTATCGAGTAGGGGATAATGCAGTTATTTACTGCAAAGTAGATTCTGATCAAGAGAGAGTTGAGAAGTGCATATTCATGTGGGTTATTCTAAATTCAAATGATGATGAAACAGAAGATATTTTGCATATGAAGAAATATGAACGACGTATCAGACTATACTCATTCAATGAAACATTCATCTCACTAACAATGAGAAACCTTTCCATATTTGACGCTGACAATCTACGATGTATCGCAGATTGCGATGTGAATGGAATTTTTACTCGGAACATGGGTGATGGATTTACTCTTCAAATTTCATACAAAACTGAAGTACAGG ATGTGACACAAAATAAACAGACTGTGAGCACTGATGTGGAAACAG CTGATTTTGATGGATCAAAGTCATCCCTTACCTGGATCAGCTTTCTGCTCTTAAGCATAAATATTATGGTGTTTCTTACAATCACTGTTATCTGTGCTTCTGTAATGAAAATGCGAATGCAAAGGAAGTGCTAA